The genomic stretch CGTAGTGGTCGACAAGCTCGCGCAGCCCCTCGAGGCAGGCGAGCAGGAGCTCCGGCGGGAGCGCCTGGATCTCGTCCAGGATGATCACGCTCTGGGCGATATTGTGGAGCTTGCGGCAACGGGACGGTCGGCTAGCGAAGAGAGATTCGAAGAATTGAACGTTGGTCGTCAGCACGACCGGGGCGTCCCAGTTCTCGCAGGCCAGGAGCCGGCGGCGCTCCGCCTTCTGGGCATCCTCATCATGCTCTTCGGCCGGCTCGACCGCCGAGTGGTGTTCGATGACCTGATCTTCGCCGAGGGCTTGGCGATAGGCACGGGCGTTTTGATCGAGGATGGTGGTGAAGGGAATGGCAACGATCACTCGTCGCAGGCCGTGCTTCGCGGCGTGCCGAAGAGCGAAGGACATTCCCGAGAGAGTCTTGCCGCCGCCGGTTGGCACGGTGAGGGAGAAGATTCCGAGTGGTTCCTTGGCGCGCTCGCGGCAGGCGGTGAGGATGGCGGCACGTTGCTGGTTGACGCGGGTTGCATCGGCCCTGGTGGTGAGCTCGTCGATAGCTTCGTCTAGTCGGCCACCTAGGGCGGGAATGGGCTCGTAGGCGCCGCGCTCCGGCTGGCCACGGCCCTCCGCCTGGACGTAAAAAGCCTCCGTGTCGAGAAAGTCGGCATCTACGAGCGCAGAGAAGACAAAGCGAATCCACATCTCGAAGGAGCGGAGGAGCGGCTTGGTGCCTTCAGCTCGTGGCTGCAGGGTGCCATCGAATAGGGCGGTGAAGCGCTCCGGCAGGGGCGGTAGGGGATGATCTTTGAGCCAGCGAGGAATCGTGCGCTCGGCTTCGCTCAGCAGCGACTGGCGGGTGCGCTCGCGCTCTGTCCACGCGGTTCGACCGTCTCCCGGATTCCTGAGGTTGGGAAGTCCGCCGTGATGGCCCGCGATCGACAGACTCAAAGCGAAGGCTTGGCGCTCTCCGCGCTTCGCCGCCAACATTGCTCCCACCGTCGAGTGGTCCGAAGACGGCGCCTCGCCGCGCAGGTACTGCTGGAAGGCCGGCCGGTACTTGCCGACGTCGTGCCACAAGCCGGCGAGGTAGGCCCAATCTTCGGCGCCGAAGGCCCTTCCGCGCTCGGCGGCGAGAGTGGCGACGCCCTTCAGGTGCTGCTCGAGATCCTGCCAGTCGTCGGTGGGGCGATCTGGCAGGGAGTGGGCGAAGAAAGTCTTCGGCGTTCGAGGTTCCATCGCCCTCCGGATGATTCGATAATTCTCAGATGCTAGAGGGTTCCGGTTTTATCACGAGATATCGAATTGCCGAAGATTCTGTCGCCTCGAACTTGTCCCGTCGACGTCGCCAAACTCGAGTCCCCTTCCGCCCTCCTCAGCCGCCGATGTAGGACATTTCGATGCGTTCCCGCGGAGCGGTGGCTTCGGAGCGTTGTTCGGAGTAGCGGTCGGTGCGGCGGGTCCAGAGGGCGCGCAGGAAGTTGGCGATGTGGTCGTCGCTGGAGCCGTCCCGCAGCAGGCGCCGGAGGTCGGTGCCTTTGGTGGCGAAGAGGCAGGTGAAGAGCTTGCCTTCGGCGGAGAGGCGGGCGCGGGTGCAGGCGCCGCAGAAGGGTTCGGTGACGGAGGTGATGACGCCGATCTCACCGCCGCCGTCGCGGTAGCGCCAGCGCCTCGCGACTTCACCGCGGTAGGAGGGTGAGACCGCTTCG from Acidobacteriota bacterium encodes the following:
- a CDS encoding CRISPR-associated endonuclease Cas3'' — translated: MEPRTPKTFFAHSLPDRPTDDWQDLEQHLKGVATLAAERGRAFGAEDWAYLAGLWHDVGKYRPAFQQYLRGEAPSSDHSTVGAMLAAKRGERQAFALSLSIAGHHGGLPNLRNPGDGRTAWTERERTRQSLLSEAERTIPRWLKDHPLPPLPERFTALFDGTLQPRAEGTKPLLRSFEMWIRFVFSALVDADFLDTEAFYVQAEGRGQPERGAYEPIPALGGRLDEAIDELTTRADATRVNQQRAAILTACRERAKEPLGIFSLTVPTGGGKTLSGMSFALRHAAKHGLRRVIVAIPFTTILDQNARAYRQALGEDQVIEHHSAVEPAEEHDEDAQKAERRRLLACENWDAPVVLTTNVQFFESLFASRPSRCRKLHNIAQSVIILDEIQALPPELLLACLEGLRELVDHYGCSVVLSTATPPALRHRPALPHGLEGVREIVPDPTGLSLGLRRCRIEWPDPAAPPITWEALADEVAELDQVLVVTHLRRDAVELASLLPQDGTYHLSAAMCGAHRLTVLDQARKALQNGEACRLVSTQLIEAGVDIDFPVVYRALGGLDSIIQAAGRANREGRRDVGRVVVFRAPTQPPPGTPRKGLKITEKILQQHGEGFDPFDPASCEQFFRDLYMVEDLDPRQILLHRGQLDFQTVDQQFQMIPEFMQAVAIPFDETARQRLNAFEYGLPSRKAFRALAPFLVQVPPRIFRRLENAGALRNLHDTLPVLSEPFFRSQYHRDFGLQPQNNPQPDPSSLVG